One window of the Mixophyes fleayi isolate aMixFle1 chromosome 6, aMixFle1.hap1, whole genome shotgun sequence genome contains the following:
- the COASY gene encoding bifunctional coenzyme A synthase, whose amino-acid sequence MSVFRSGVLVLTSPLSALSMKLAPILASASKIVQETLYIHLQPGLLLTGSSQPSSTYIPATQEVCNLISKLYSDADVHSNLDVRVLLTNIKNQSNSQQTLSLVQNLSHPPEVVLTDFQTSDGGQYNPVKQQLERYATNSYSCQPNLISVLLYPEYGLTDDVINPKDPDDGGGTPLASHSDVVVGGTFDRLHNAHKILLSVCCLLSERRLLIGVADKGLLDSKILKELIEPYENRVEKLSLFLVDVKPSLLYDIVPISDPYGPSITDQELKCIVVSEETNKGGQSVNKRRQENGLDELAIQEIKLVTDPLHSENEEEKISSSSFRKRLLGTLLKLPAENPSIPARPYVIGLTGGSGSGKTSIAKRLEALGAAVIDCDKLGHHSYTPGGLAYQQVVNEFGSDILSADGTIDRKVMGSKVFGNKDHLKRLTDIVWPAIAALAKEAVAEAAARGISVCVMDAAVLLEAGWTEMVHEVWTVIIPEKEAVLRIMNRDGVGEEAAKNRLASQMSNQERVELSNVVLCTLWEPEITQKQVQKAWHLLQQRINQDFYNDKPILKSRF is encoded by the exons ATGTCTGTCTTTCGCTCGGGTGTACTGGTCTTAACCTCTCCTCTATCAGCCTTGTCTATGAAACTGGCACCCATTTTAGCCTCTGCATCAAAAATTGTCCAAGAGACCCTGTATATCCACCTCCAACCTGGGCTTCTCCTGACTGGTTCATCTCAGCCCAGTTCTACCTACATTCCTGCCACCCAAGAAGTTTGCAACCTTATTTCTAAGCTGTATTCAGATGCAGATGTCCATAGCAACCTGGATGTACGTGTGCTCTTAACCAATATTAAAAACCAAAGCAACAGCCAGCAAACTCTTTCCCTTGTACAGAACCTGTCTCACCCCCCCGAAGTAGTTCTCACAGACTTTCAGACTAGTGATGGTGGCCAGTATAACCCTGTCAAGCAGCAGCTGGAGCGCTATGCAACAAACAGTTACAGTTGTCAACCAAACTTGATATCCGTCTTACTGTACCCAGAGTATGGGCTGACCGATGACGTTATTAATCCTAAGGACCCGGATGATGGAGGAGGAACACCACTGGCGAGTCACAGCGATGTTGTGGTGGGAGGAACTTTTGACAGGTTGCACAATGCTCACAAAATCCTATTGAGTGTTTGTTGTTTGCTGTCTGAAAGGCGTCTTCTTATTGGTGTTGCCGACAAAGGACTGCTGGACA GTAAAATCTTGAAGGAACTGATCGAACCCTATGAGAATAGAGTAGAAAAATTGTCTCTGTTCCTGGTCGACGTGAAGCCATCTCTGCTGTATGACATAGTGCCTATATCCGATCCTTATGGCCCATCTATCACTGACCAAGAGCTGAAATGCATTGTGGTCAGTGAAGAGACCAACAAGGGAGGACAGTCTGTGAACAAGAGACGTCAAGAAAAT GGCCTTGATGAACTGGCCATTCAAGAAATCAAGCTGGTTACCGATCCTCTGCATTCTGAGAATGAGGAGGAGAAAATCAGTTCTTCCAGCTTCAGGAAGAGATTACTGGGGACTCTCCTGAAACTTCCGGCT GAGAACCCCAGCATCCCTGCCCGTCCCTACGTCATCGGTCTAACGGGAGGCAGCGGCAGTGGGAAGACCTCTATCGCGAAGAGACTGGAGGCCCTGGGAGCTGCTGTGATAGACTGTGATAAGTTAGGACATCACAGTTATACACCTGGAGGATTGGCCTATCAGCAAGTTGTAAATGAATTTGGCTCAG ATATCCTCTCTGCGGATGGGACCATAGACAGGAAGGTGATGGGAAGCAAAGTGTTTGGCAATAAG GACCACTTAAAGCGTCTGACAGACATTGTGTGGCCAGCGATAGCTGCACTTGCTAAAGAGGCTGTGGCAGAAGCTGCTGCCAGAG GCATATCTGTTTGTGTGATGGATGCTGCTGTACTGTTAGAGGCTGGATGGACAGAAATGGTTCATGAGGTTTGGACAGTGATCATACCAGAAAAGGAG GCTGTTTTGCGTATAATGAATAGAGATGGTGTCGGCGAGGAAGCTGCTAAGAACAGACTGGCCAGCCAGATGTCTAACCAAGAGCGGGTAGAACTATCCAATGTGGTCCTGTGCACTCTTTGGGAGCCAGAGATCACGCAGAAACAG GTACAGAAAGCCTGGCATCTCCTCCAGCAACGGATCAATCAGGACTTTTACAATGACAAACCTATTTTAAAATCAAGATTTTAA